In Physeter macrocephalus isolate SW-GA chromosome 2, ASM283717v5, whole genome shotgun sequence, a single window of DNA contains:
- the ADAMTSL5 gene encoding ADAMTS-like protein 5 isoform X7, with protein MHPVSQGSAVLGGHPRVPPLPAARVSPRGRALPRPPMRPLQWPPCPGHPEDLPMGSLLRCTQPVRPQLPGGGARLLSQLRPCAGRYPLQPGYPGTLRGWPLPGAFAGYWNVTLIPEGARHIRAAHRSRNHLALMGDDGRYVFNGNWAVSPPGTYEAAGTRVVYTRVTGSEETLRAAGPTSEDLLLQVLLQEPNPGVEFEFWLPRERYGPFQAQAQAQGWSLRQPQPREVDPRSPDSPAAPTVIPPRTPGHTPGELGTAWAGASREAKPAPLTALPPQTPAHPALTPAVVPTGCSTIAAATLCSGPACWAASGRPRRPDMRCGCSSSTRTARHCGPSSMCGRRATAPAHHWPSIGTTCWRPGASSAPMALRTGCCSPMLATPGPGAPPRTAVCAWSPDTAPSEPLDQTSPHTADQAQSQHISPLAIASRELRTISHLQLCDSAPHTLRHPCTQSEPLSEAGTHW; from the exons ATGCATCCG GTTTCCCAGGGAAGTGCTGTGCTGGGGGGACACCCACGAGTACCGCCTCTGCCAGCTGCCC GAGTGTCCCCCAGGGGCCGTGCCCTTCCGAGACCTCCAATGCGCCCTCTACAATGGCCACCCTGTCCTGGGCACCCAGAAGACCTACCAATGGGTTCCCTTCTACGGTG CACCCAACCAGTGCGACCTCAACTGCCTGGCGGAGGGGCACGACTTCTATCACAGCTTCGGCCGTGTGCTGGACGGTACCCCCTGCAGCCCGGGTACCCAGGGACTCTGCGTGGCTGGCCGCTGCCTG GTGCCTTCGCTGGGTACTGGAACGTGACCCTGATCCCTGAGGGCGCCAGGCACATCCGCGCCGCCCACCGGAGCCGGAACCACCTGG CGCTGATGGGGGACGACGGGCGCTACGTGTTCAACGGGAACTGGGCGGTCAGCCCTCCCGGGACCTACGAGGCAGCGGGCACCCGCGTGGTCTACACCCGCGTCACAGGGTCAGAGGAGACGCTGCGCGCCGCCGGGCCCACCTCCGAAGACCTGCTCCTGCAG GTCCTCCTGCAGGAGCCCAACCCCGGCGTTGAGTTCGAGTTCTGGCTCCCCCGGGAGCGCTATGGCCCCTTCCAGGCGCAGGCTCAGGCCCAGGGCTGGTCCCTGCGGCAGCCGCAGCCTCGGGAGGTAGATCCTCGGTCCCCTGACTCTCCCGCTGCCCCCACTGTTATCCCCCCACGGaccccaggccacaccccaggTGAGCTGGGGACAGCCTGGGCGGGGGCGAGCAGGGAGGCAAAGCCTGCGCCCCTGACTGCACTGCCCCCGCAgacccctgcccaccctgccctgACACCCGCGGTCGTGCCCACCGGCTGCTCCACTATTGCGGCAGCGACTTTG TGTTCCGGGCCCGCGTGCTGGGCCGCGTCCGGCAGGCCCAGGAGACCCGATATGAGGTGCGGGTGCAGCTCATCTACAAGAACCGCTCGCCACTGCGGGCCCTCGAGTATGTGTGGGCGCCGAGCCACTGCCCCTGCCCATCACTGGCCCTCCATCGGGACTACCTGCTGGCGGCCCGGCGCCTCATCAGCCCCGATGGCACTCAGGACTGGCTGCTGCTCCCCCATGCTGGCTACGCCCGGCCCTGGAGCCCCGCCGAGGACAGCCGTGTGCGCCTGGTCGCCAGACACTGCCCCCTCTGAGCCCCTGGACCAGACCTCTCCACACACGGCTGACCAGGCTCAAAGTCAGCATATTTCCCCTCTTGCCATAGCTTCCAGGGAGCTCAGAACTATCTCCCACCTGCAGCTCTGTGACTCCGcaccacacacactcagacacccCTGCACTCAGTCAGAGCCACTGTCGGAAGCAGGCACGCACTGGTGA